A genome region from Astyanax mexicanus isolate ESR-SI-001 chromosome 19, AstMex3_surface, whole genome shotgun sequence includes the following:
- the LOC125784455 gene encoding uncharacterized protein LOC125784455: MKRSEQVWEETHQQISEVLRKYKEQSDRHRGTTPQYQPGDRVWLSTRDLRFEGACRKLLPSLLSQVRLPRVFLMTCRPRQWRGRIRLPMRFERCWIHAGVAVCSSTSLTGWVTALRSVAGLPPVTCWILLYWPNFMPVTLGNLLPDPVGVPSAHSLLRLRCVGVPSLATPACPAPLWLRLVLPPVLPAHWVDVVVVVPVPAPFRLPWGEVLSRLVLLAPLSLPHPALTEVLRSTTTLPRMHHPLTSRTHLVT; this comes from the exons atgaagcggagtgagcaggtgtgggaggagacgcatcagcagatttcggaggttttacgcaagtataaggagcagtccgacagacaccgtggtaccaccccccaataccaacccggagacagggtgtggttgtcgacccgggacttgaggtttgagggggcctgtaggaaactgctgcctag cctcttgtcccaggtccgcttgccgagggtgttcctgatgacgtgccgcccgcggcagtggagggggaggattcgtctacctatgcggttcgagaggtgctggattcacgcaggcgtggcggtgtgctccagtacctcattgACTGGgtgggttacggccctgaggagcgttgctgggttgccgccggtgacgtgctggatcctgctctactggccgaatttcatgcccgtcaccctgggaaacctgctcccagaccccgtgggcgtcccaagcgctcactctcttcttcggctccggtgcgtcggggttcccagtctcgcaacccctgcctgtccggcacctctgtggctacgcctggtcctcccgccggtactccctgcccattgggtggacgtcgtcgtggtcgtccccgttccggctccgttccgactcccttggggggaggtactgtcacgtctggtgctgttagctcctctgtcccttccacacccagctctaacggaggttctcaggtcaacaactacattacccagaatgcaccacccgctgacatcacgcactcacctggtcacgtga